The Gordonia mangrovi genome includes the window ATTCAGACCAATTCTTCGCTCGACTCCACGACTGCGGACAGCTCCACGAGCTTGGCCTCGTGCTCGTTGAAGTGGTGGCGGCAGAAGAGAAGCTCGCCACCGGCGGGCAGCACGGCCCGCACCTTGGCGGCCGCACCGCATCGATCACAGCGATCGGCGGCGGTCAGCGGCATGGAGATCGGGGCTGTGGTGGCTGTGTCTGACATAGTTCCTCCGTCCCGGTCCGGCGTTGGCGTCGTTGCCGGTCGCCTTTCCCTTCGTGAGCCGACACATCGGTCTGATGCGTCACCCTCACCCTTTCAGACGTATGGGCGTTTCGTATTGTTCCGCGGGTCGCCCGGGTGTGTCGTCACTCACCGTTAACACCCGCTGCGCCAGCGGCAACACGCCCTCAATCCGAGTTTACGTGTCCTGAGATGCGGCTCACACGACGTGGCCGGCGTCCGGCTTCTGCGTCTCCTGCTCCGCACGCAGTCGGCTGACGGCATCCGACGACTCGTTCTCGCGGTCGCGGAGGTACTCCCGCAGTGAGTAGCCGAAGGCGGCCACCCACAACACGACGATGGTGACGTAGACGCCTGTCTGCGCAGCTGCGGGAACGTCGACGAGATCGCTGCGCAGCAAACTGCGCGTGTTGGTCAGCACGATCAGCCCGCCCACCGAGGAGCCGAGCAGGCGCGGTGGGACATGCCGGACCAGCCAGGCGGCGATCGGCGCGGCGATGATCCCGCCGACCAGGATCGCACCGACCCAGGCGAAGTTGATCCCCTGCGAACCCAGACTCACCAGGAACCCGAGGCTCGCCGCCACCGCGATGATGAACTCACTGGTATCGATCGAACCGATCACCTTGCGCGGCTCGAGCCGTCCGCTCGCCAGGATGGCCGGAGTGCCCACCGGGCCCCAACCGCCACCACCGGTGGCATCGACGAAACCGGCGACGAGGCCCAGCGGCGACAGAAAGCGCTTGCGCAGCGGTTTGCCGAGGTGCTCACGCGGGATGCCCTGGAAGGTGAACCGAGCCAGGATGTACAGACCCAGCAGCAGCAGGATGACGGCCATCAGGGGAGCCGCGGCCTCGGTGGACAGATTCGACAACACGGTCGCGCCCAGGAACGCGCCGATTGCCCCGGGAAGGGCGATCCGCCGGACCACTTTCCAGTCGACATTGCCGAAGCGCCAATGCGACACTCCGGACACGAGCGTGGTCCCGATCTCGGCGAGGTGGACGGTGGCCGATGCGGCAGCGGGATTGGCCCCGATCGCCAGCAGCAGCGTGGTGGTGGTGACGCCGTAGGCCATGCCGAGGCTGCCGTCGACGAGTTGGGCGGACAGACCGACCAGGCCGATCAGAACGATGGTGCGCATGCGATGAGAACTTTCGGTTCACCGGGGTGACCCGGATGGGCGACTCGGGGAGCGGGACACGCACCAGCCGCCGGGGAACCCCGGCATTCGCTGGCGCGGTCAGAAACGCGCCGCGGCGATCTCGATCAGACGATCGGGCCGCGGCGCCGCAGACACAGCATCGACGCCACCCGCAGGAGGTCGACAGCACGTCGGGTCACCAGCATGCGGAGAATCGTAAGCGCAGCACTGGCGGATCCGTGCATTCGACGCGGTGGGGAGAATCTGATCGCGCACAACCCTTGACAAGGTGATGATCGGGTGGTTAGTGCATCGAACATGTCTGTCGACCCGGAACGTGTGCTGCTCCATCTGTGTGCCCGTGCCGAATGGGAGCGGTCGCGTCGGTCCGGATCTCATGAACCGCCGTCGCTCGCCGAGGTCGGTTTCATCCATCTGTCGGCGCCGGAGCAGGTCCACCTACCGGCCAACCGGCTGTTCGGTGGTCGCGACGACCTGGTGCTGCTCGTGATCGACCCGGAGCGGGTGTCGGCGCGGGTCGTCTGGGAGCCGGGGGTGCCGTCCGATCCGGACGGCATGCTCTTTCCTCATCTCTACGGCGCCCTGCCGCGTGATGCGGTCGTCGATGTTCGGCCGTACACGCCGAACGCGGACGGTGTGTTCACACCGCCCGCGTTCGTGACAGGGTTCTCAGACCGGTCGAGGCCGGATCAGTCCAGGTAGTCGCGCAGGACCTGCGACCGCGACGGATGCCGCAGCTTCGACATCGTCTTCGACTCGATCTGGCGGATACGCTCGCGGGTCACGCCGTAGACCTGACCGATCTCGTCGAGGGTCCGGGGCTGACCGTCGGTCAGCCCGAAGCGCAGACGGACGACACCGGCCTCACGCTCGGACAACGTCTCCAGAACCGACTGCAACTGGTCTTGCAGCAGGGTGAAGCTGACCGCATCGACGGCGACCACGGCTTCGGAGTCCTCGATGAAGTCTCCGAGCTGGCTGTCGCCCTCGTCGCCGATGGTCTGGTCCAGTGAGATCGGTTCACGCGCGTACTGCTGGATCTCCAGCACCTTCTCCGGCGTGATGTCCATCTCCTTGGCGAGTTCCTCCGGGGTCGGCTCGCGGCCGAGGTCCTGGAGCAGTTCGCGCTGGATGCGTCCGAGCTTGTTGATGACCTCCACCATGTGCACCGGGATGCGAATGGTGCGGGCCTGATCGGCCATCGCGCGGGTGATCGCCTGACGGATCCACCACGTCGCGTACGTGGAGAACTTGTAACCCTTGGTGTAGTCGAACTTCTCCACTGCACGGATCAGACCGAGGTTGCCCTCCTGGATCAGATCCAGGAACGCCATGCCGCGTCCGGTGTAGCGCTTGGCGAGCGACACCACGAGCCGCAGGTTCGCCTCGAGCAGGTGATTCTTCGCGCGATTGCCGTCGCGCGAGATCCAGTTCAGGTCGCGCTTGGAGGCGGTGCTGAGCTTCTCGCCGGAGTCGACGATCCGGCGCAGCCGCTCGGTCGCGAACAGGCCGGCCTCGATGCGTTTGGCCAGCTCGACCTCTTCCTCCGCGTTGAGCAGCGCGACTTTGCCGATCTGCTTGAGGTAAGCGCGGACAGAGTCGGCCGACGCGGTGAGCTCGGCATCCTTACGTGCCTGGCGCAGAGCCTCGGATTCCTCTTCATCCCAGACGAAATCGCCGGAGGTCTTCTCCTTGGTGTCGGCCTTGGCCGTGTCACCGGCGGGCTTCACCACCACCGCCGGGGTGGTGGCGGCGTCGGCCGTGTCGTCTTCGTCGTCGTCGGAGGCGTCCTCGTCGGAGGCGTCGTCATCCGAGGCCTCTTCCTCGTCGACCTCGATGTCGTCGTCGATCTCGACGTCGTCGGCGAGTTCGGTGTCCGGACCCTCGATGTCATCGATGGAGCCGCTCTCGTCGGGATCCTCCGTCGATTCGACGTCGTCGCCGTCGGCAGGCTTGGTCGCCTTCTTCGGGGCGCGTTTGCCGGTGGCCTTCTTGGCCGCCTTTTTCGCTGGTGCCTTGCGGGCGGTGGCCTTCTTGGCGGTCCGTTTGGCCGGCGCAGGCTCCGTGGCGGTAGTCGCGTCTGTCGATTCGTCGACGTCGGCCTGTCGGGTCTTGGTGGCTGCCACGTACAACCTTTCGGAACTGACTCGTGAATCCACCGACGGCGGCGCACGCCGACGCGGATCAGGGGCTTGATTTCTCGGTGCGCGATGACCGGTGTGGACCATTGTAACGACATCGCCTCGCACGATGTGGCAAAGGCCTGGTCAGGCCATGTCGTGATACACCACGATCAGCGCGGGAGTTGTCACGCCCGTAGTCCGGTGGACACTGCCATCGCCGCGCCGACGATACCCGCAGTGTTCTTCAGCGTCGCGGGAACGACGGGTGTCGAGTTGGTGAGGTACGGCAGCCACTTGTCGCTCTTGCGGCTGATACCCCCGCCGACCACGAAGACCTTGGGCCAGAACAGGACTTCGTAGGCCTCGAGCACCCGCGACAGTTTCTCGGCCCATTTCTCATACGGCCAGCCCTTGTCCTCTTTCACCTTGGAGGACGCCCGGTGTTCGGCTTCTTTGCCGTCGACGATCATGTGCCCGAGTTCGGTGTTGGGCACCAGTGTGCCGTCGATGAGGATGGCCGATCCGATACCGGTCCCGAGGGTCAGCAACACCACGACGCCGTCGACGTCGGCGGCCGCACCGTAGCGGTCCTCGGCCATGCCGGCGGCGTCGGCGTCGTTGAGCACCGACACCGGCCGGCCTCCCAGATGCGAGCTGAACAGTTCATAGACATCGGTACCGATCCAGTCCTTGTCGATGTTGGCCGCCGTGCGCATGACGCCGTCGGTGACGACGCCGGGCAGGGTGATGCCGACGGGGCCCGTCCAGTCGAAATGATCGACGACCTCGGCCACCCCACCTGCGACGGCTTCGGGGGTCGACGGCTGCGGCGTGAGCACTTTGAAGCGCTCGCCGACCAGCTCACCGGTGTCGAGATCGACGATGCCCCCCTTGATGCCGGACCCGCCGACGTCGACGCCGAATCCGAGGTTGGTCGGGGTGGCTGTTTCGGTGCTCGCTGCCTCGGCATCGCTCATGTCCGGGTCCTCTCTGGTCGAACCCCTGGGTTCGACGAGCTCGGGGAGATGGTGTGCGAACAAGGCTATCCAGCCTCGGCGCGCATCGCTGTGGTCGACACCAACTCGTCATCGTCGCCGGTCCCGCAGTTCACCGCCGTGCCCGACGCAGCACTCATCCCGGCGCAACGCCGACGACGCCGGTGTGCTGACATGGTGCTGTGACCGATGATCCCGGCTTCGACGAACTCGAACGTGTCGCAATCGATGTGGCACAGTGTGCCGCCGCCCACGTCCGGGCCCGGCGACCCGAGTTGTTCGGTGCGCGGCCGGGTCACGATCCGGGAGCGGTCGACGCCGGACCCGCCACGTCCGCACCGTCGGCGGTGAGTACGAAATCGACACCCACGGATCCGGTCACCCTCGCAGACACCGAGACCGAGCAGCTGATCCGAGCCGAACTCCGTGCCCGGCGACCCGACGACGAGGTGCTGGGGGAGGAGGCCGGCGGTTCGGTGGTGGTGCCGTCCGGGGTGCGCTGGGTGGTCGACCCGATCGACGGCACCGTCAACTTCATGTACGGCATCCCGGCGTACGCCGTGTCGGTCGCCGCCCAGGTCGACGGCCGCTCGGTTGCCGGCGCGGTGGTCGACGTGGCGCGTGGGATCACCTACTCCGCAGCCCTCGGCGGGGGCGCGCACCTCGATGCCGGCGCCGGCCGGATCGCGCTGGCCTGTAACCCGATCGACAGCGTGGAACTCGCCCTGGTGGCGACCGGCTTCTCCTACGACGCGCGTCGCCGGGCAGAGCAAGGGGCCATCGTGGCCGCGTTGCTGCCGCGCGTGCGCGATCTGCGACGGGTGGGGGCGGCCGCTCTCGATCTGTGCATGGTCGCCAGCGGTGCGGTCGACGCCCACTTCGAACACGGCCTGAGCCCGTGGGACTGGGCGGCGGGCGGTCTGATCGCCGCCGAGGCGGGCGCTGTGGTCCACACCCCGCCGCCGGATTCGAGGTCCTCGGACGGGCACGTCACCCTGGCGTGCGCACCCGGCATCGCCGACGGATTCGTCGAGTTGCTCGACGATCTCGGGGCACGCCGGATGATCCCTGGCTGACGGTGCTCGCGGACGCCGGCTGAGCCGTCGGCCGGATGGCCGAGCGGGGGTGGCTCAGCAGGACTGAGAATGCACCGCCTGCACGAGGCTGGGGTCGGCACCGGTCTGTGGGTTGTTGGGATCGGCCGAGCGCAGGGCCTCCAGCGCCGCCTGGGCGTCCTGGGACTGCTCGCGGGCCTCGTAGTACTCACCGAGGGCGACGTCGACGGAGTTGTCCGTGCGGCCGTCGACGACGAGCTGGGCGCAGGGCAGTGCCAACCACACCGCAGCCGCACTGGCCTCTCCGGTCGGCCCGAAGCGGATCTGGGCGTAGCAGGCCAGGTCACGGTTGGGGTACACGGTGTCGTCCGCGTACGGCGTGTCGGCGACCGGGATGAACCCTTGCGCGGTCAGGTCGTCGGATACCGACCGAGCGGCGCCGCGCTGTGACGATGCGTTCAGGACCCGCACCTGGAAGGTGGACAGAGCGGCCGGCGCGACGTCGAGCATCTCGTCCCGGTCGGCGGCGGCGAGTTCGGGCGGCTCGGGTGCCGGTGTCGCCGGGGCCGGAGCCGATGGATCGGCTGATGCGGGTGTCGGCTGATTGCAGGCGACGGGAATCGGGGTCGGCCCGGACTCGCTGAGCGCGACCGCCCAGGTGGCCATCGCGGCCGCCAGCAGCACCACAGCGGCGATGATCGCCGGGCGCGCCCGGCGTCGCCGGAACGGACGACCATTGACGTCGACCGATGTGCCCCCGGTAATCTGCGCCACCACCGCGAATCGGCTCCTTCTCACCTCGACCTGCGGCACCACTCTAAAGGGTGCGCCCCGCCAGGCTCGGTACGGACGGGCCCGTGGGTCGGCCGTGTCGCGGTGCCGGCTGGGTAATATCGGCCGGCGACCCGCCCGGGAATGATCGGGGCGGCCCAACCGTTGACCCAGCGGCACGGGTGCACTAGGCTTCGGGCGCCCGCCCTCCGAAGCAGACGGAAGGCATGTACATCGGATGTGACGAAAATCACGCCGATCTGCAGGGTCCTGGGTAACGAATTGCACCGGTCATGACGTTGAAGTGACGCCCGACGGCAAGACAATCCCGGCGGGTCCGCGCACCTACGTTTGTCCGGCCACAAGCCGGGGCAACCGAGAGCGCTCGCACACTCTCACATAGGTAAGGCACACAATGGCTACAGATTATGACGCGCCACGTCGCACAGACACCGAGGATCTGAACGAGGACTCGCTCGAGGAGCTGAAGGCCCGGCGCAGCGAGGCGCAGTCGTCTGCCGTCGACGTCGACGAGGGCGACACCGCGGAATCCTTCGAGCTCCCCGGGGCCGACCTCTCGGGTGAAGAGCTGTCGGTTCGGGTGATACCCAAGCAGGCTGATGAATTCACCTGCACCAGCTGCTTTCTCGTCTACCACCGCAGTCGGCTGGCACGCGAGAACGGCAATTCGCGGATCTGCGTGGACTGCGCCTGACACGGTGCGGGGCGGGTCGACCGACGTCGAGCCCGCCCCTTCGTACCTCCCGATCGGATCAGTCGGCGATACCGGCCTCGGCAGCCGCATCCGG containing:
- a CDS encoding DUF7455 domain-containing protein — translated: MSDTATTAPISMPLTAADRCDRCGAAAKVRAVLPAGGELLFCRHHFNEHEAKLVELSAVVESSEELV
- a CDS encoding sulfite exporter TauE/SafE family protein — protein: MRTIVLIGLVGLSAQLVDGSLGMAYGVTTTTLLLAIGANPAAASATVHLAEIGTTLVSGVSHWRFGNVDWKVVRRIALPGAIGAFLGATVLSNLSTEAAAPLMAVILLLLGLYILARFTFQGIPREHLGKPLRKRFLSPLGLVAGFVDATGGGGWGPVGTPAILASGRLEPRKVIGSIDTSEFIIAVAASLGFLVSLGSQGINFAWVGAILVGGIIAAPIAAWLVRHVPPRLLGSSVGGLIVLTNTRSLLRSDLVDVPAAAQTGVYVTIVVLWVAAFGYSLREYLRDRENESSDAVSRLRAEQETQKPDAGHVV
- a CDS encoding DUF952 domain-containing protein: MSVDPERVLLHLCARAEWERSRRSGSHEPPSLAEVGFIHLSAPEQVHLPANRLFGGRDDLVLLVIDPERVSARVVWEPGVPSDPDGMLFPHLYGALPRDAVVDVRPYTPNADGVFTPPAFVTGFSDRSRPDQSR
- a CDS encoding RNA polymerase sigma factor, which codes for MAATKTRQADVDESTDATTATEPAPAKRTAKKATARKAPAKKAAKKATGKRAPKKATKPADGDDVESTEDPDESGSIDDIEGPDTELADDVEIDDDIEVDEEEASDDDASDEDASDDDEDDTADAATTPAVVVKPAGDTAKADTKEKTSGDFVWDEEESEALRQARKDAELTASADSVRAYLKQIGKVALLNAEEEVELAKRIEAGLFATERLRRIVDSGEKLSTASKRDLNWISRDGNRAKNHLLEANLRLVVSLAKRYTGRGMAFLDLIQEGNLGLIRAVEKFDYTKGYKFSTYATWWIRQAITRAMADQARTIRIPVHMVEVINKLGRIQRELLQDLGREPTPEELAKEMDITPEKVLEIQQYAREPISLDQTIGDEGDSQLGDFIEDSEAVVAVDAVSFTLLQDQLQSVLETLSEREAGVVRLRFGLTDGQPRTLDEIGQVYGVTRERIRQIESKTMSKLRHPSRSQVLRDYLD
- the ppgK gene encoding polyphosphate--glucose phosphotransferase is translated as MSDAEAASTETATPTNLGFGVDVGGSGIKGGIVDLDTGELVGERFKVLTPQPSTPEAVAGGVAEVVDHFDWTGPVGITLPGVVTDGVMRTAANIDKDWIGTDVYELFSSHLGGRPVSVLNDADAAGMAEDRYGAAADVDGVVVLLTLGTGIGSAILIDGTLVPNTELGHMIVDGKEAEHRASSKVKEDKGWPYEKWAEKLSRVLEAYEVLFWPKVFVVGGGISRKSDKWLPYLTNSTPVVPATLKNTAGIVGAAMAVSTGLRA
- a CDS encoding inositol monophosphatase family protein, encoding MTDDPGFDELERVAIDVAQCAAAHVRARRPELFGARPGHDPGAVDAGPATSAPSAVSTKSTPTDPVTLADTETEQLIRAELRARRPDDEVLGEEAGGSVVVPSGVRWVVDPIDGTVNFMYGIPAYAVSVAAQVDGRSVAGAVVDVARGITYSAALGGGAHLDAGAGRIALACNPIDSVELALVATGFSYDARRRAEQGAIVAALLPRVRDLRRVGAAALDLCMVASGAVDAHFEHGLSPWDWAAGGLIAAEAGAVVHTPPPDSRSSDGHVTLACAPGIADGFVELLDDLGARRMIPG
- the cei gene encoding envelope integrity protein Cei, producing MVAQITGGTSVDVNGRPFRRRRARPAIIAAVVLLAAAMATWAVALSESGPTPIPVACNQPTPASADPSAPAPATPAPEPPELAAADRDEMLDVAPAALSTFQVRVLNASSQRGAARSVSDDLTAQGFIPVADTPYADDTVYPNRDLACYAQIRFGPTGEASAAAVWLALPCAQLVVDGRTDNSVDVALGEYYEAREQSQDAQAALEALRSADPNNPQTGADPSLVQAVHSQSC
- a CDS encoding DUF4193 domain-containing protein, whose product is MATDYDAPRRTDTEDLNEDSLEELKARRSEAQSSAVDVDEGDTAESFELPGADLSGEELSVRVIPKQADEFTCTSCFLVYHRSRLARENGNSRICVDCA